The Arachis hypogaea cultivar Tifrunner chromosome 16, arahy.Tifrunner.gnm2.J5K5, whole genome shotgun sequence genome contains a region encoding:
- the LOC112756646 gene encoding protein FAR-RED ELONGATED HYPOCOTYL 3-like, with amino-acid sequence MTTTTNTVAARDSRSGGPRWVAEQSRGRRAKSFGRYLCARGKESETENTCSGKTGRWILDQSRGAGVKPGLRPTLMMPAGNEKQRRASVTDAEAALKFLGTLRTTDSGMFWRYLLDIDKRLENLFWCDGTSRYDYSVFGDVLGFDATYGHNKYKCPLVIFSGVDHHMRTVVFGCAILCNESEGSYVWLLRSFLEAMKGKQPKSVITDGDFTMKNAVSTVFSGAHHSLCSWHLLRNATARVGRPGFLRKFCLCLMGDLEVDEFERIWTDSVAEHGLKDHMWIADMYEKKHSWSNAHIRGKFFAGLKNTSRCEALNMKLGKFIHNGYNLREFVEHFQLYLKFMRRRKLVADYKSAYGEPVVKTKLEAIEQFAATVYTREVFELFREVLMLASNVRVVSNKSTSACVLFKVAMYCKQRSWAVSWAEEDDKFSCSCQ; translated from the exons ATGACTACTACAACGAATACGGTCGCAGCAAGGGATTCTCGGTCAGGAGGTCCAAGGTGGGTCGCAGAACAAAGCAGGGGGCGGAGGGCGAAATCATTTGGCAGATATTTGTGTGCTCGGGGGAAGGAGAGCGAGACGGAAAACACATGCAGCGGGAAGACAGGAAGATGGATCCTCGACCAATCACGCGGTGCGGGTGTGAAGCCCGGATTAAGGCCCACGTTGATGATGCCAGCGGGCAATG AGAAGCAAAGGCGGGCTAGCGTGACAGATGCTGAGGCCGCGTTGAAGTTCTTAGGAACTTTAAGGACCACTGATTCTGGGATGTTCTGGAGGTACTTGCTGGATATTGACAAGAGGCTAGAAAATCTCTTCTGGTGCGATGGTACAAGTCGTTATGACTACAGCGTGTTCGGGGATGTCCTGGGTTTTGATGCAACGTACGGTCATAACAAATACAAGTGCCCTTTGGTAATATTCTCAGGGGTGGACCATCATATGAGGACGGTGGTGTTCGGCTGCGCCATCTTGTGCAACGAGAGCGAAGGAAGCTATGTGTGGTTGTTGCGGTCATTTCTTGAGGCAATGAAAGGAAAACAGCCGAAATCTGTCATCACGGACGGGGACTTCACCATGAAGAATGCGGTTAGTACAGTTTTCTCTGGTGCACATCACAGTTTGTGTAGCTGGCATTTGTTAAGGAACGCCACTGCTAGAGTTGGACGGCCGGGTTTTCTTAGGAAATTCTGTCTATGCTTGATGGGAGATCTAGAGGTTGACGAATTTGAGAGAATATGGACGGATAGCGTGGCAGAGCACGGGTTGAAGGATCATATGTGGATAGCGGACATGTATGAAAAGAAGCATTCATGGTCTAATGCGCATATCCGGGGGAAATTTTTTGCAGGACTGAAGAATACATCGAGGTGCGAAGCTTTgaatatgaagcttgggaaatttATACACAATGGGTACAATCTGAGGGAGTTTGTGGAGCACTTCCAACTCTATCTGAAATTCATGAGGAGAAGAAAACTAGTGGCAGACTACAAGTCTGCGTACGGCGAGCCTGTTGTAAAAACGAAACTCGAAGCCATTGAGCAATTCGCTGCGACGGTTTATACAAGAGAGGTTTTCGAACTGTTTCGGGAGGTGCTGATGCTAGCCAGCAATGTGAGAGTTGTGTCCAACAAGAGTACGAGCGCTTGTGTTTTGTTCAAGGTTGCAATGTACTGCAAGCAGAGATCATGGGCCGTGTCGTGGGCCGAGGAAGACGACAAATTCAGCTGTTCTTGTCAGTGA
- the LOC112756457 gene encoding RING-H2 finger protein ATL5 — translation MALDPDIEEKYVHNSKVMLGSAILLVILILVIILYRSYAHFCARRRRHLFPHTLPASSTSATAPVFNDRLDPTILKSLPTFTFSSAVHRPLQDCAVCLSEFEDGDKGRVLPNCSHAFHCQCIDAWFASHSNCPLCRSPVKRVTTPVEACSIPVSVELAVELEAGGCSSLPPPVMCPRKPLNVVVEIPEEERGLDHRILSLKKFCSV, via the coding sequence ATGGCATTGGACCCAGATATTGAAGAAAAGTATGTTCACAACAGCAAGGTCATGCTAGGATCTGCAATTCTTCTCGTTATACTCATCCTCGTAATCATCCTATATCGTTCTTATGCTCACTTCTGCGCACGCCGCCGCCGCCATCTCTTCCCTCACACTCTTCCAGCTTCTTCCACTTCCGCCACCGCCCCTGTTTTCAACGACCGACTGGATCCAACCATTCTCAAGTCCCTACCGACCTTTACTTTCTCCTCCGCCGTGCACCGCCCCCTGCAAGACTGCGCCGTCTGCCTTTCGGAGTTCGAAGACGGAGACAAGGGCCGTGTGCTGCCGAATTGCAGCCACGCGTTCCACTGCCAATGCATCGACGCGTGGTTCGCATCTCACTCCAACTGCCCTCTCTGCCGGTCACCGGTTAAACGGGTTACCACGCCGGTTGAAGCGTGCTCGATTCCGGTTTCAGTTGAATTAGCGGTTGAATTGGAAGCTGGTGGTTGCTCGTCGCTTCCTCCGCCGGTGATGTGCCCTAGGAAGCCGTTGAATGTGGTGGTGGAGATTCCGGAAGAGGAGAGAGGGTTGGATCATCGGATTCTTTCGCTGAAGAAGTTTTGCAGCGTGTAG